The proteins below come from a single Bryobacter aggregatus MPL3 genomic window:
- a CDS encoding aminotransferase class IV — MHDLMLVNETIFPAGARTLSPGQVGAVNGWGVFSTLRVHRGVLFAWERHYARMLKDARLLQVPFPSSSDAMLAQLLRLLEANQAQEATLRVIVLRNRGGLWEGPGNDRPFDLIAFSTSLKHWGASVRLGLVPQARHAANQFAGTKMLSWSFNLCLYDQAQADGFDEVLLLNERGEVSELTSANIFAVYGNEVVTPPLSSGCLPGVTRALLLEEVQIPGLIIREAVLTPADLERADEIFITSSTRDLLAVREIQNLNIRQGGQMRAVLSAAFQSLIENYCAARTRA, encoded by the coding sequence ATGCACGACCTCATGCTTGTGAACGAGACGATTTTTCCGGCAGGTGCTCGGACCCTATCCCCGGGGCAGGTGGGAGCGGTCAATGGCTGGGGCGTCTTCTCTACCTTGCGTGTCCACCGTGGAGTCTTATTCGCTTGGGAACGTCACTATGCACGCATGTTGAAAGATGCCAGGCTCCTCCAGGTTCCCTTCCCCTCGAGCAGCGACGCCATGCTGGCGCAACTCCTCCGGCTGCTGGAAGCGAATCAGGCGCAAGAGGCCACGCTCCGGGTGATCGTTCTCCGCAATCGCGGTGGACTTTGGGAAGGACCAGGCAATGATCGTCCCTTCGACCTCATTGCGTTTAGCACCAGCCTGAAGCATTGGGGGGCCAGCGTTCGCCTCGGTCTTGTGCCCCAGGCGCGGCACGCTGCCAACCAGTTCGCCGGAACCAAGATGCTCAGTTGGAGCTTCAATCTTTGCCTCTACGATCAAGCCCAAGCCGATGGCTTCGATGAAGTTCTGCTCCTCAATGAACGGGGCGAGGTCTCGGAGCTGACCTCTGCCAATATCTTTGCGGTCTATGGCAACGAGGTGGTGACACCGCCGCTGTCTTCTGGTTGTCTTCCCGGTGTCACGCGAGCGCTGCTCTTGGAGGAGGTCCAGATTCCCGGATTGATCATCCGGGAGGCCGTACTCACTCCCGCCGACCTGGAAAGAGCAGATGAAATTTTTATCACTTCCTCCACCCGCGATCTCCTCGCGGTGCGTGAAATCCAGAATCTGAATATCCGGCAAGGCGGACAGATGCGTGCGGTTTTGAGTGCGGCCTTCCAGTCGCTGATCGAAAACTATTGTGCGGCCAGAACCCGCGCATAA
- a CDS encoding thiol-disulfide oxidoreductase DCC family protein produces MSRLFVLFDGYCNLCDSFVSFVMRQDRRKRFEFVPLQSEEGLRLLSEAGFAPQSVDSVVLIENGIGLRKSDAALRIFWHLGWPWRSLSWLRLFPLALRDSVYTAIAKSRYRVFGKKEFCELSPRSRMQQAARRIQVKKDD; encoded by the coding sequence ATGAGCCGTTTATTTGTACTCTTTGACGGCTACTGTAACCTTTGCGACAGCTTCGTTTCCTTTGTGATGCGCCAGGATCGGCGGAAGAGATTCGAGTTTGTCCCCTTGCAGAGTGAAGAGGGCCTGCGACTGTTGTCCGAAGCGGGTTTTGCGCCGCAATCGGTGGACTCCGTGGTGCTGATCGAGAACGGCATCGGGCTGCGCAAAAGCGACGCGGCGCTCCGCATCTTCTGGCATCTGGGCTGGCCGTGGAGATCGCTCAGTTGGCTTCGTTTGTTTCCCTTGGCGTTGCGGGACAGCGTATATACGGCGATTGCCAAGTCGCGCTACCGGGTCTTTGGCAAGAAGGAGTTCTGCGAGCTCAGTCCAAGGTCTCGAATGCAACAGGCAGCACGAAGAATCCAAGTGAAAAAAGACGATTGA
- a CDS encoding gluconate 2-dehydrogenase subunit 3 family protein — protein MERLIFQNSSLPGYDAPMDSLRRRDFVALSAIAPAVSAQETVFFSTGDARWIDALMARIIPADDTPGAREAGCLQYLDKQLNGPLARFATAYRSGLQAFQQSFPNFLQAVAEEQDSILQGIEKTPFFEMLVDHTMQGFYGSPEHGGNREEASWKMLGIAKYMGGGHWHGA, from the coding sequence ATGGAGAGGCTGATTTTCCAGAACAGCAGCCTGCCGGGTTATGATGCCCCCATGGATTCACTGCGAAGGCGGGATTTTGTTGCGCTGAGTGCGATTGCACCAGCGGTTTCCGCGCAAGAAACGGTATTCTTTTCAACGGGAGATGCCCGTTGGATTGACGCTCTGATGGCCCGGATCATTCCGGCTGACGACACCCCGGGAGCACGCGAAGCAGGATGCCTGCAGTATCTCGACAAGCAGCTCAACGGTCCGCTCGCACGCTTCGCCACGGCCTACCGCAGTGGATTACAAGCCTTCCAGCAGTCCTTCCCCAACTTTCTTCAGGCCGTTGCCGAGGAACAGGATTCCATCCTCCAAGGGATTGAGAAAACTCCGTTTTTCGAAATGCTGGTCGACCACACGATGCAGGGCTTCTATGGAAGCCCGGAGCACGGCGGCAACCGGGAGGAAGCGAGTTGGAAGATGTTAGGAATCGCAAAGTACATGGGGGGAGGGCACTGGCATGGCGCTTGA
- a CDS encoding type II toxin-antitoxin system VapC family toxin: MKLLLDTCAFLWFVSDSPALSAKVRVAICDEQNEVYLSAVSAWEISRKYAQGQLELPERPEVLIPELRNESGIETLPLTEEDALTAEKLPMLHRDPFDRMLIAQALVQGMVIVTSDRAFAQYPVRVLW, from the coding sequence GTGAAGCTGCTGCTCGATACCTGCGCCTTTCTCTGGTTTGTCTCCGATTCGCCCGCACTTTCCGCGAAGGTGCGGGTCGCCATTTGTGACGAACAGAACGAGGTCTATCTGAGCGCTGTGTCGGCTTGGGAGATCTCAAGGAAGTACGCCCAAGGCCAGTTGGAACTCCCGGAGCGGCCTGAAGTCCTGATTCCAGAACTGCGCAACGAATCGGGTATCGAGACGCTTCCGCTCACCGAGGAAGATGCACTCACTGCCGAAAAGCTCCCGATGCTCCATCGCGATCCCTTTGACCGGATGTTGATCGCCCAGGCGCTCGTGCAGGGAATGGTGATCGTCACGTCAGATCGCGCCTTTGCGCAATACCCAGTCCGGGTCCTCTGGTAG
- a CDS encoding M20/M25/M40 family metallo-hydrolase, protein MNRTLSSFLALTLAGTLMAEETINLSIANRIKTEAFYNSQIMDHLFYLADVYGPRLNNSPGHKAAASWAIERLKGYGLTNAKLEGWGPFGQSWQLKHFSAHMIMPQYAPLIGFPLAWTGPTAGPVQADVTFQLLRNEADLEKAKGKIRGKIVLAVDKKVINPSFEPLARRLSDADLLARTNTLDPSRSSFGPATPPVDREALRRFRARVNQFLIDEGAVAMITYGTNGDGGTVFGTDGGSRDPKDPVPPPTIVLTPEHYNRMARLIEHQIPVRMELDVQVAFLKDNLNSFNVIAEIPGTDKKEEVVMLGGHLDSWHASTGATDNATGVSVAIEAVRILKSLQVPLRRTVRIALWGGEEQGLLGSMAYVQEHFANRQTMQPTTEYSKLSAYYNDDTGTGRFRGISIGGNDMVKPIFEKWLEPFHDLGAKTIAGTVAPPTRQPGGTDHTSFTWIGLPGFGFLQDPMEYATRTHHSNMDNYDRVVPGDVMQAAAIMAWFVYNTANREEMMPRVPMPKPLTSSTTNSTSSR, encoded by the coding sequence TTGAATCGCACACTCTCCTCCTTCCTCGCTCTCACTTTAGCCGGCACCCTGATGGCCGAAGAGACGATCAATTTGTCCATTGCCAACCGGATCAAAACTGAGGCATTTTACAACTCGCAGATCATGGACCATCTCTTTTACCTGGCCGATGTCTATGGACCGAGATTGAATAATTCACCCGGGCACAAAGCCGCCGCGAGTTGGGCAATCGAACGGCTGAAGGGCTACGGTTTGACCAATGCGAAGCTCGAGGGCTGGGGACCTTTTGGCCAGAGCTGGCAATTGAAGCACTTCTCAGCGCACATGATCATGCCGCAGTATGCGCCGCTCATTGGCTTTCCGTTAGCCTGGACCGGTCCGACGGCGGGTCCTGTCCAGGCCGATGTCACCTTCCAGCTTCTGCGCAACGAGGCGGACCTGGAGAAGGCCAAAGGCAAGATCCGCGGCAAGATCGTCCTCGCGGTGGACAAGAAAGTGATCAACCCGAGCTTTGAGCCGCTGGCCCGCCGTCTCAGCGATGCCGATCTTCTCGCCCGTACCAACACTCTCGACCCTTCCCGTTCCAGCTTCGGCCCGGCCACTCCACCTGTCGATCGGGAGGCGCTGCGCCGCTTTCGGGCTCGCGTCAATCAGTTTCTGATCGATGAGGGCGCGGTCGCGATGATCACCTATGGCACCAACGGCGATGGTGGAACGGTCTTCGGCACCGATGGCGGCTCGCGCGATCCCAAAGACCCCGTTCCACCACCCACCATCGTCCTCACCCCCGAACACTACAACCGCATGGCCCGTCTGATCGAACACCAGATTCCTGTTCGCATGGAACTCGATGTGCAAGTCGCCTTCCTCAAGGACAATCTGAATTCCTTCAATGTCATTGCCGAGATTCCGGGCACTGACAAGAAGGAGGAAGTGGTGATGCTCGGTGGGCATCTTGATTCCTGGCACGCCTCGACCGGTGCGACCGACAATGCCACGGGTGTCTCGGTTGCGATCGAAGCGGTGCGGATTCTGAAGAGTCTGCAGGTGCCGCTGCGCCGTACGGTGCGCATTGCGCTGTGGGGTGGTGAGGAACAGGGTTTGCTTGGCTCGATGGCTTATGTCCAGGAACACTTTGCCAACCGCCAGACGATGCAGCCTACGACGGAGTATTCAAAGTTGTCGGCCTACTACAACGATGACACCGGCACAGGCCGCTTCCGTGGTATCAGCATCGGTGGCAACGATATGGTCAAGCCTATTTTTGAGAAGTGGCTGGAGCCCTTTCACGATCTGGGTGCAAAGACCATCGCCGGTACAGTGGCGCCTCCCACGCGCCAACCAGGTGGCACCGATCACACCAGCTTCACCTGGATCGGATTGCCTGGCTTCGGCTTTCTCCAGGATCCGATGGAGTACGCGACGCGTACGCACCATTCGAACATGGACAACTACGATCGCGTCGTTCCTGGCGATGTGATGCAAGCTGCCGCCATCATGGCGTGGTTTGTCTATAACACTGCGAATCGCGAGGAGATGATGCCGCGCGTGCCGATGCCGAAGCCTCTGACAAGTTCGACGACGAATTCGACGTCGAGCCGCTAG
- a CDS encoding M24 family metallopeptidase, whose amino-acid sequence MVYGDREHFANLHFLTGFDPRFEEALLLVRPQGKPLLLVGNECVAYLPISPPWKLGQLRHERYQPFSLEDQPRNQSRTIEAIFREEGISAGSRIAAIGWKTYSNPLASDLPSYLVDTLRSLAGPDSVRNATGWLIHNLRVHASPFDLASFEANNVKASEAMRRIQFALRPGLSDQELLAEASRYDGTPLSCHMGCKTGPKRVSLASPSGNRIESGNTWSANIAYWGANICRSNWVAHDERDLPAPARDYVAAFAAPYFTAFANWLENLEEGAACSALFDQIHRELPQELFHIELNPGHLISYEEWPSSPFYADSQVTLSSGMVIQSDIIPSHPVYASTRAEDGYAIASRELQRTLQQDYPHAWKRISQRRDFLHNVLGIEIPDSLLPLSNTAGIVAPYALAPRRIFARAC is encoded by the coding sequence GTGGTCTACGGTGATCGGGAACACTTTGCAAATCTCCATTTTCTGACCGGCTTCGATCCGCGTTTTGAAGAGGCCTTGCTTCTGGTCCGGCCGCAAGGGAAACCGCTGCTTCTGGTCGGCAATGAATGTGTCGCCTATCTTCCGATCAGTCCACCCTGGAAGCTCGGTCAGCTGCGGCACGAACGCTACCAGCCCTTCTCACTCGAAGACCAGCCCCGCAATCAGTCCAGAACAATCGAGGCGATCTTCCGGGAGGAAGGCATCAGCGCTGGTTCCCGGATTGCCGCCATCGGATGGAAGACCTATTCCAACCCGCTCGCGAGCGACCTGCCCTCCTATCTGGTCGATACACTGCGCAGCTTGGCCGGGCCCGATTCCGTCCGCAACGCAACTGGCTGGCTGATTCATAATTTGAGAGTTCACGCCTCGCCTTTCGATCTTGCGAGCTTCGAGGCGAATAACGTCAAGGCCTCAGAGGCGATGCGCCGCATCCAGTTCGCCCTGCGTCCCGGTTTGAGTGATCAGGAATTACTCGCAGAAGCGAGCCGCTACGATGGCACGCCGCTGTCCTGCCATATGGGATGCAAGACGGGACCCAAACGAGTCAGCCTGGCCAGCCCCTCCGGCAATCGCATCGAGAGCGGCAATACCTGGTCCGCGAACATTGCCTACTGGGGGGCGAATATCTGCCGCTCCAACTGGGTGGCTCATGACGAGAGGGATCTCCCTGCCCCGGCTCGCGATTATGTGGCTGCCTTTGCCGCGCCTTATTTCACGGCCTTCGCCAACTGGCTGGAGAACCTCGAAGAAGGCGCAGCTTGCTCGGCTCTCTTTGACCAGATCCATCGCGAACTGCCGCAGGAGCTGTTCCATATCGAGCTGAATCCGGGACATCTCATTTCCTATGAGGAGTGGCCCAGTTCTCCGTTCTATGCCGATTCCCAAGTCACACTGAGCTCAGGTATGGTGATCCAGTCTGATATCATTCCGAGCCATCCGGTCTACGCTTCGACACGTGCCGAGGACGGCTATGCCATTGCCAGCCGCGAACTCCAGCGCACCCTCCAACAGGACTATCCGCATGCATGGAAGCGCATCAGCCAACGCCGCGATTTCCTCCACAATGTGCTGGGCATCGAGATTCCCGACAGCCTGCTGCCCTTGTCCAACACGGCGGGCATCGTTGCTCCCTACGCTTTGGCGCCTCGCCGCATCTTTGCACGCGCCTGTTAA
- a CDS encoding FAD-dependent oxidoreductase, whose amino-acid sequence MALDPVDAVIVGAGGGGGVVAYELAKAGWNVVLLERGRAQTFAETGHSELHSQRTTVLGNAFGPDDTRHLRIREAENGRWVKVLPSDGAYNNVAACVGGGTLSYGAMAWRFLPKDFQMRSTYGAPAGSTLEDWPLRYEELEPYYAKAEWEIGVSGKAGANHFEGKRSKDYPMPPLPFNREASLLAPAARKLGWHPFPIPMAINSIPYQGRPACVQCPHCVGFRCEVDAKSSTAVTVIPRAIATGHCKLRTECVVKEVLLDKKGDARGVAYFNADGELVEQLARVVVVAASATETPRLLLNSKNAMHPNGLGNRYDWVGRNLQGHAYSGAFGLFEQETWDGVGPAARVALCDHNHGNEGCVGGGMLANEFIRLPYLFARSVRPPGAPRWGQAHKDWQRRWYKRSMGVKGPVQEVPRWENRVEIDPVAKDAWGIPTLRLSGRKHPSDLKTGKYVAARAAEWLRAAGAIEVVETLPGMGLSGGQHQAGTARMASEAKLGVVDRDCRVFGTSNVYIADGSVHVTNGGFNPSLTIQALAFRTSERILAAGHPGKRG is encoded by the coding sequence ATGGCGCTTGATCCTGTGGACGCCGTCATCGTTGGAGCCGGCGGCGGCGGAGGCGTGGTGGCCTATGAGCTCGCCAAGGCGGGTTGGAATGTCGTTCTCCTCGAAAGAGGCCGAGCACAGACCTTTGCAGAAACCGGACACTCGGAGTTGCACTCCCAGCGCACCACCGTCCTCGGCAACGCGTTCGGACCGGATGATACACGGCATCTCCGGATTCGCGAGGCAGAGAATGGCCGTTGGGTCAAAGTGCTTCCCAGTGATGGCGCTTACAACAATGTGGCTGCCTGCGTCGGGGGTGGCACCCTCAGCTATGGGGCCATGGCCTGGCGCTTTCTGCCGAAAGACTTCCAGATGCGCAGCACCTATGGCGCCCCCGCGGGATCGACGCTCGAGGATTGGCCCCTCCGCTATGAGGAACTGGAGCCCTACTATGCCAAGGCCGAGTGGGAGATTGGAGTCAGCGGCAAGGCGGGTGCCAATCACTTTGAGGGCAAACGCAGCAAAGACTATCCCATGCCACCCTTGCCTTTCAACCGGGAGGCTTCCTTACTGGCTCCCGCAGCGAGAAAGCTGGGCTGGCATCCGTTTCCGATTCCGATGGCGATCAATTCAATCCCCTACCAGGGCAGGCCCGCCTGCGTGCAATGTCCGCACTGTGTCGGTTTCCGCTGCGAGGTGGATGCCAAGAGTTCCACCGCCGTTACCGTGATTCCGAGAGCGATCGCAACCGGCCATTGCAAGTTGCGCACGGAATGCGTGGTGAAAGAAGTTCTTCTGGACAAGAAAGGCGATGCGCGCGGTGTCGCTTATTTCAATGCCGACGGCGAACTGGTCGAGCAACTCGCCCGGGTGGTTGTGGTGGCCGCAAGTGCAACCGAGACTCCGCGCTTGCTCTTGAACTCCAAGAATGCAATGCACCCCAATGGACTCGGCAATCGTTATGATTGGGTGGGCCGCAATCTCCAGGGACATGCCTACAGCGGCGCTTTCGGGCTCTTTGAGCAGGAAACCTGGGATGGCGTGGGGCCTGCGGCAAGGGTCGCGCTGTGCGATCACAATCATGGGAATGAAGGCTGTGTCGGCGGCGGAATGCTGGCGAACGAGTTCATCCGTCTGCCCTATCTGTTCGCCCGCAGTGTGCGGCCTCCCGGAGCCCCCCGCTGGGGCCAGGCGCATAAGGACTGGCAGCGGCGCTGGTACAAACGATCGATGGGCGTCAAGGGTCCCGTACAGGAAGTGCCGCGCTGGGAGAATCGTGTCGAGATCGACCCGGTGGCCAAGGATGCCTGGGGAATTCCCACCCTACGGCTCAGCGGGCGCAAGCATCCGTCGGACTTGAAGACCGGAAAGTATGTGGCAGCCAGAGCAGCAGAGTGGCTGCGGGCAGCCGGCGCCATTGAAGTAGTCGAGACTCTCCCGGGAATGGGATTGTCCGGCGGCCAGCATCAGGCAGGAACGGCACGCATGGCCTCTGAGGCGAAGTTAGGCGTGGTGGATCGTGATTGCCGGGTCTTCGGAACTTCCAATGTCTACATCGCCGACGGCAGTGTACATGTGACCAATGGAGGCTTCAACCCCTCGTTAACCATTCAGGCCTTGGCTTTCCGGACCAGCGAACGGATCCTCGCGGCCGGTCATCCCGGGAAAAGAGGTTGA
- a CDS encoding NUDIX hydrolase: protein MRIPDLKINASGDEKSLELIAMLLTHSARPFDRAQYCPGHLTATGLVLHPDGKSIAMVHHARLDRWLLPGGHVEASDESVEAAAAREVLEETGLQVVDPGRIIGGDVHGIPAKWKEGVEIEPYHLHHDVLVSFRAAATTLVVSEESFAVRWVAPVDFDLLGVPLNVRRGYARVLAAQ from the coding sequence ATGAGGATTCCTGATCTAAAAATCAATGCCAGTGGCGACGAGAAGAGTCTTGAGCTCATTGCAATGCTGCTCACTCATAGCGCGAGACCCTTCGATCGCGCCCAATACTGCCCTGGTCATCTGACAGCAACCGGTCTGGTGTTGCATCCGGACGGCAAATCGATCGCGATGGTACACCATGCCCGTCTCGATCGCTGGCTGTTGCCCGGGGGGCACGTGGAAGCTTCTGATGAGAGTGTGGAAGCCGCTGCAGCACGGGAAGTTCTGGAGGAAACCGGGCTTCAGGTGGTGGATCCGGGAAGGATCATTGGGGGAGATGTCCATGGTATTCCGGCCAAATGGAAAGAAGGCGTCGAAATCGAACCCTACCATCTTCACCATGACGTACTGGTTAGCTTCCGGGCCGCCGCAACAACACTGGTGGTGAGCGAAGAGAGCTTTGCAGTGCGCTGGGTGGCGCCGGTCGATTTCGATCTGCTTGGTGTACCCCTCAATGTCCGCCGGGGTTATGCGCGGGTTCTGGCCGCACAATAG
- a CDS encoding type II toxin-antitoxin system Phd/YefM family antitoxin — protein sequence MDQFSIQDAKTHLSKILDQVVAGVTVVINRHNKPIAEIRPIAPKPAAARKRVPGLLKGRMSWTEDCFAPMSEQELSDFEGAPVFPLQAKAAGQ from the coding sequence ATGGATCAGTTCAGTATCCAAGACGCAAAGACTCATCTGTCGAAGATTCTCGACCAGGTAGTAGCGGGCGTGACCGTTGTGATCAATCGCCATAACAAACCCATTGCCGAGATTCGCCCCATCGCGCCCAAGCCTGCTGCGGCGCGGAAGCGAGTCCCCGGCTTGCTCAAGGGCAGGATGAGCTGGACGGAAGATTGCTTTGCTCCAATGAGCGAGCAGGAGCTTTCTGATTTTGAGGGCGCCCCCGTCTTTCCGCTCCAGGCCAAGGCTGCCGGGCAGTGA
- a CDS encoding pentapeptide repeat-containing protein has product MAASTISPSGLSHRLELHKLWLEEKVEGVRFHSERGCWNDLRIEKADLRAAILTGSSFLEADLAQSSLNLADLCYCDFRRALLTSVDFMGARLENTVFMSSFLNSAVFADTTISATDLSYSSMKQAMLQSARWHKCLFNSVDLTQSCAQQSQWSECNLTSANLSEANFSRSTLSFCRLYSVEAEHVNFIGAKLQNCDLSRSQLSQAKFNSADLTQSQLNGAQLVSANFREATLFGTELYGANLENARFENAKLRGADLRAANLKNARELTSDQLASALTDQRTILPSGIPGPYVKRSGAERPATR; this is encoded by the coding sequence ATGGCAGCAAGCACCATTTCTCCGAGCGGCTTATCTCATCGACTGGAACTGCATAAGTTGTGGCTGGAAGAGAAGGTGGAGGGCGTGCGATTCCACTCAGAACGCGGTTGCTGGAACGACCTGCGCATCGAGAAGGCCGATCTTCGCGCCGCCATTCTAACCGGATCGAGTTTTCTCGAGGCGGATCTCGCCCAGTCCAGTTTGAACCTTGCCGACCTTTGTTACTGTGACTTCCGCCGTGCACTGCTGACGAGTGTCGATTTTATGGGCGCGCGCCTTGAAAATACGGTTTTCATGTCCTCGTTTTTGAACTCCGCGGTGTTTGCGGATACCACCATCTCGGCCACAGATCTTTCCTATTCGTCGATGAAGCAGGCGATGCTGCAATCGGCACGCTGGCACAAATGTCTCTTCAATAGTGTCGATCTCACCCAATCTTGCGCGCAGCAATCGCAATGGTCGGAATGCAACCTGACGAGCGCCAATCTGAGCGAGGCGAACTTTTCCCGCTCGACGCTGTCCTTCTGCCGGCTCTACTCGGTCGAGGCAGAGCATGTGAACTTCATTGGGGCGAAGCTGCAGAACTGTGATCTCTCCCGGTCCCAGCTTTCCCAGGCCAAGTTCAACTCGGCAGATCTCACCCAGTCGCAATTGAACGGAGCGCAGCTCGTTTCTGCCAACTTTCGAGAGGCCACACTGTTCGGGACGGAGTTGTACGGAGCCAATCTCGAGAATGCGCGTTTTGAAAATGCGAAACTTCGCGGGGCCGATCTGCGCGCCGCAAATCTGAAGAATGCTCGTGAGCTGACCAGCGACCAACTTGCGAGCGCACTCACCGACCAACGCACCATCCTCCCCTCTGGCATCCCAGGACCCTACGTCAAGCGTTCCGGCGCCGAGCGCCCTGCAACTCGCTAG
- a CDS encoding serine/threonine-protein kinase, producing MDILRASSGGAEASPSPGTYKLPPALLEKTAARLCWISTLCAVATVVVLGLECWLQPEFATAFRLLSNQLAMAGVLLLSLGFLTIQRKGWVSKQALLDLGIVFQSGVAFAISIFETSIPWDPSDPVLGHSGVAIWLALCGLLLPNAPLKSLLAAALSCLAWPAAYVLNLHLHGYTPLPWNRLLIWILPIVVMAVWMYVLNARIFAMQWKQVKAEEMGSYKLDYLIGKGGMGEVWRAKHTMLARDAAVKLIRGDVLAEASGKQGSLMRQRFEREAKATASLRSPHTVALYDYGRTKDETYYYVMEMLDGIDLQTIVERFGPMPPGRVVKVLQGVAASLEEAHHAGMVHRDIKPKNLVMAKIGVHYDFIKVLDFGLVKTRVLDGEANLLTMDGIATGTPAYLPPEIALGEEGIDGRADLYSLGCVAYYLLTGQLVFAEPTPTAMALAHVQKTPVLPSIRLGAQLSPGLEQIVMDLLEKKPANRIQSARELLRRLRALDDVKEWCEDAAADWWKTHLPDAESKKAAVENDEIPTAAGIGLVAARG from the coding sequence ATGGATATCTTGCGCGCGAGTAGTGGGGGTGCCGAAGCTTCGCCGAGTCCCGGAACCTACAAACTCCCCCCAGCTCTACTGGAGAAAACAGCCGCCCGGCTGTGCTGGATTTCAACACTGTGCGCCGTTGCGACGGTCGTCGTACTAGGGCTCGAATGCTGGCTACAACCCGAGTTTGCCACCGCTTTCCGTCTTCTCTCCAATCAATTGGCAATGGCCGGAGTACTCCTGCTTTCTCTGGGCTTCCTCACCATCCAGCGCAAGGGATGGGTGAGCAAGCAAGCCCTTCTCGATCTGGGGATTGTGTTCCAGTCCGGCGTCGCCTTTGCGATTTCGATCTTTGAGACCTCCATCCCTTGGGATCCCAGCGATCCTGTCCTGGGCCATAGCGGCGTCGCAATCTGGCTTGCGCTGTGTGGCCTTCTGCTGCCGAATGCTCCGCTGAAATCCCTCCTCGCCGCCGCGCTGAGTTGTCTCGCCTGGCCTGCGGCTTACGTCCTCAATCTGCATCTGCACGGTTACACACCGCTGCCCTGGAACCGGCTTCTGATCTGGATCCTGCCCATTGTTGTGATGGCCGTGTGGATGTATGTGCTGAATGCGCGCATCTTTGCGATGCAGTGGAAGCAAGTCAAGGCTGAAGAGATGGGCAGCTACAAGCTGGACTATCTGATTGGCAAGGGAGGAATGGGAGAAGTGTGGCGGGCCAAGCATACGATGCTCGCCCGCGATGCGGCCGTTAAACTGATCCGTGGCGATGTGCTGGCAGAGGCAAGTGGCAAGCAGGGAAGCCTGATGCGGCAACGCTTTGAGCGGGAAGCAAAGGCGACGGCCAGCCTGCGGAGTCCGCATACCGTTGCTCTCTACGATTACGGCCGCACCAAGGATGAAACGTACTATTACGTGATGGAGATGCTGGACGGCATTGATCTCCAGACCATCGTCGAACGTTTTGGCCCCATGCCACCCGGTCGCGTCGTGAAAGTGCTGCAAGGAGTTGCCGCCTCACTCGAGGAAGCCCATCACGCGGGGATGGTGCATCGGGACATCAAACCGAAGAATCTTGTGATGGCAAAGATTGGCGTTCACTACGACTTCATCAAAGTATTGGATTTTGGCTTGGTGAAGACCCGGGTTCTGGATGGAGAAGCAAATCTCCTGACGATGGACGGAATCGCTACTGGAACGCCAGCCTATCTCCCCCCGGAAATCGCGCTCGGCGAAGAGGGAATCGACGGCAGGGCCGATCTCTATTCGCTCGGTTGCGTCGCCTACTATTTATTGACCGGCCAACTTGTCTTTGCGGAACCCACTCCCACAGCCATGGCGTTGGCGCATGTGCAGAAAACACCGGTGCTCCCCAGCATCCGGCTGGGTGCCCAGCTTTCTCCCGGGCTGGAACAAATTGTGATGGACCTGCTGGAGAAGAAGCCCGCAAACAGAATTCAAAGCGCCCGCGAGTTGTTGCGGCGCCTGCGGGCACTCGATGACGTCAAGGAGTGGTGCGAAGATGCGGCTGCAGATTGGTGGAAGACCCATCTGCCTGACGCAGAAAGCAAGAAGGCGGCGGTAGAGAATGATGAGATCCCCACCGCCGCGGGCATTGGGTTGGTGGCGGCGCGCGGCTAG